A section of the Polynucleobacter sp. AP-Sving-400A-A2 genome encodes:
- the tsaB gene encoding tRNA (adenosine(37)-N6)-threonylcarbamoyltransferase complex dimerization subunit type 1 TsaB has translation MTHILAIDTSSAWCSVALSLANAPPIVRHQKVSAGASQLLLPWVQELLSEASIELADLDAIAIGIGPGAFTGVRLGVAAVQGLATAARLPVLPIASLDAIASQLAQTPAFIASGAQSCVIAVDARMGEVYWARYRVGANLLLARQDDIHLTAPEGVELTQIDFLAGSAIAEFGDRLFVTAPNPFSSAHLDSTIGVNALGVLACAQNMWSQGLQQDIHLLEPLYIRNKVALTSAERSQQHG, from the coding sequence TTGACCCATATATTGGCCATCGATACCTCCTCGGCATGGTGTTCGGTGGCTTTATCTTTAGCTAATGCTCCCCCTATAGTTCGCCACCAAAAGGTGTCGGCTGGAGCTAGTCAACTTTTATTACCTTGGGTTCAAGAGTTGTTATCCGAAGCCTCGATCGAACTTGCCGATTTGGATGCCATTGCCATAGGAATCGGTCCTGGGGCTTTCACAGGTGTTCGCCTTGGCGTTGCTGCTGTTCAGGGTTTGGCAACAGCTGCTCGCCTGCCAGTGCTTCCCATCGCTAGTTTGGATGCTATTGCCAGTCAACTGGCTCAAACCCCTGCATTTATCGCATCTGGGGCGCAGTCTTGTGTCATTGCTGTTGATGCTCGCATGGGGGAGGTTTACTGGGCTCGCTATCGAGTTGGAGCTAATCTATTACTTGCACGTCAGGATGATATTCACCTAACTGCTCCAGAGGGAGTTGAGCTCACGCAGATTGATTTTCTAGCGGGAAGTGCAATTGCTGAGTTTGGTGATCGCCTTTTTGTTACTGCTCCCAATCCATTTTCTAGCGCCCATCTCGATTCAACTATCGGAGTCAATGCCTTGGGCGTTTTAGCTTGCGCGCAAAACATGTGGAGTCAAGGTCTGCAACAAGATATTCACTTGCTGGAGCCGCTATACATTCGCAATAAGGTAGCTTTGACTTCTGCGGAGCGAAGTCAACAACATGGTTGA
- a CDS encoding VOC family protein: MTKPFKILGIQQIAIGGEDKNRLRKLWVDLLGFEYKSTFVSERENVDEDICSIGKGAHEIEVDLMQPFDIEKKPAVHQTPLNHIGLWVDDLPKAVEWLSSQGLRFAPGGIRKGAAGYDITFVHPKGNEAFPLCGEGVLIELVQAPPDIIASLSL; this comes from the coding sequence ATGACTAAGCCATTCAAGATATTGGGGATTCAGCAGATTGCTATCGGCGGAGAAGACAAGAATCGTCTTCGTAAGCTTTGGGTTGACTTATTAGGCTTTGAGTACAAAAGCACTTTTGTATCCGAACGTGAAAACGTAGATGAGGATATTTGCTCGATCGGTAAGGGGGCTCATGAGATTGAAGTGGATTTGATGCAGCCATTCGATATCGAAAAGAAGCCCGCTGTTCATCAAACACCCCTGAATCACATTGGCTTATGGGTTGATGACCTTCCAAAGGCTGTTGAATGGTTATCTTCCCAAGGTCTTCGCTTTGCTCCTGGCGGGATACGTAAGGGCGCTGCTGGCTATGACATTACTTTTGTTCACCCCAAAGGAAATGAAGCGTTTCCTCTTTGCGGTGAGGGCGTATTGATTGAACTAGTTCAGGCGCCACCAGATATCATTGCAAGCTTGAGTTTATAA
- the rimI gene encoding ribosomal protein S18-alanine N-acetyltransferase, translating to MVDKLHSVQSNTEGVSELSFLPMTAADLDSVLAIEAVSHIHPWTKGNFSDSLAVGHWAYCVRPQLADAVKGSYLDPDILWAYCILFPAVDELHLLNITVSPKLRRLGIGVKMMSAIEGVAAQQNMPRIILEVRPSNEAALHLYQSLGYEQIGLRKNYYPVDAVNGLREDALVLAKSIKLEV from the coding sequence ATGGTTGATAAGCTTCACTCTGTGCAATCGAATACTGAAGGCGTTTCTGAGCTTTCATTTTTGCCTATGACCGCGGCAGATTTAGATTCAGTTTTGGCTATTGAAGCTGTTTCACACATTCACCCATGGACTAAGGGTAATTTCTCAGACTCATTGGCTGTGGGTCATTGGGCTTATTGCGTGAGACCCCAATTAGCAGATGCGGTAAAAGGGAGTTATTTAGATCCAGATATTCTTTGGGCCTATTGCATCTTGTTTCCCGCTGTAGACGAATTGCATCTCCTAAATATTACTGTCTCACCTAAGTTACGTCGCTTAGGTATCGGCGTAAAAATGATGAGTGCAATTGAGGGTGTAGCTGCACAGCAAAACATGCCTCGCATTATTTTAGAGGTTCGTCCTAGCAACGAGGCAGCCCTTCACCTCTATCAAAGTCTTGGCTATGAGCAGATTGGTTTACGAAAAAATTATTACCCAGTCGATGCTGTCAATGGCTTGCGTGAAGATGCGCTAGTTTTGGCTAAATCGATTAAGCTTGAGGTATGA
- the alr gene encoding alanine racemase, with product MSRPIVATIHTDAFRHNLGRIRELAPESKIWSVVKAKAYGHSLEAAFKGLESTDGFALLDIADAQWLRDHSWGGRILLLEGLFSRRELELVIKLQCDLVVHSEKQVIWLESVQNHSGRPINVFLKLNSGMNRLGFRPEDYRTAFHRLHAAGYHLHHMTHFANADQVEHSPTVGEQMECFNKTTEGLEAPSSLANSAAILWHRNALGDWVRPGILLYGVSPTGVHADIVRTEFQAVMSLRSEIIDIQNLKKGDHVGYGGRYQAPEDMRIGVIAGGYADGYPRHAEDGTPVWVGAADAQGDGVICPIVGRVSMDMLTIDLREAPNAKIGTVVELWGNEVPVDDVAQMSGTIGYELICALAQRVPVLTE from the coding sequence ATTAGTAGGCCTATTGTGGCAACTATACACACTGATGCCTTTCGACATAATTTAGGCCGTATTCGGGAGCTTGCCCCAGAATCGAAGATCTGGTCAGTTGTGAAGGCAAAAGCCTATGGCCACAGCCTAGAAGCCGCCTTTAAGGGGCTGGAATCTACCGATGGCTTTGCCTTGCTCGATATTGCTGATGCTCAATGGCTAAGAGATCATAGTTGGGGAGGTCGCATCCTCCTTTTAGAGGGTCTTTTTAGTCGGCGAGAGCTAGAGCTAGTAATTAAGCTTCAATGTGACTTAGTGGTTCACAGTGAGAAGCAGGTTATTTGGCTAGAAAGCGTCCAAAATCATTCAGGTCGCCCAATAAACGTCTTCCTGAAACTGAATTCTGGAATGAATCGCCTTGGTTTTAGGCCGGAGGATTATCGTACTGCCTTTCACCGTTTGCACGCTGCCGGATACCATCTACACCACATGACTCACTTTGCTAATGCGGACCAGGTTGAGCATTCGCCAACGGTCGGAGAGCAAATGGAGTGTTTTAACAAAACTACCGAAGGACTTGAGGCGCCATCTTCCTTAGCGAATTCAGCCGCGATCCTTTGGCATCGCAACGCATTGGGGGATTGGGTGCGTCCGGGTATTTTGCTTTACGGTGTTTCGCCAACTGGGGTGCATGCCGACATCGTCCGCACTGAATTTCAAGCAGTGATGAGTTTGCGTAGTGAAATCATCGATATTCAAAATCTCAAGAAAGGTGATCATGTGGGTTACGGTGGTCGCTATCAAGCTCCAGAAGATATGCGCATTGGTGTGATCGCTGGTGGCTATGCCGACGGATATCCACGTCATGCGGAAGATGGCACACCGGTTTGGGTTGGGGCTGCTGATGCTCAGGGCGATGGCGTCATTTGCCCAATTGTTGGAAGAGTCTCTATGGACATGCTGACGATTGATCTGCGCGAGGCACCCAATGCCAAGATAGGCACTGTGGTGGAGCTATGGGGCAACGAGGTACCAGTAGATGATGTAGCTCAAATGAGCGGCACCATCGGTTATGAACTGATTTGCGCATTGGCGCAGAGGGTGCCGGTCCTTACTGAGTGA
- a CDS encoding DNA polymerase III subunit psi yields MSTNSTFLKEMGITEWTLRDAAPEPTQAILAAEVSNDQSAPVLPATETQERHSLGIWWFFGNKPQGDAEVLFQNVIRVLGLTPKEWSWKNPADKFNPDLLPQDGTPIVALAFGGAAAQKLSGERDALPELRETVLAINADGAEDLPLIATFELNQLLSRPKDKALFWQDLLLAKSVLQNI; encoded by the coding sequence ATGAGCACCAACTCCACCTTTCTTAAAGAGATGGGCATCACTGAGTGGACATTGCGCGACGCTGCTCCAGAGCCCACTCAAGCAATACTTGCTGCCGAGGTAAGTAATGATCAGTCTGCCCCTGTATTGCCTGCTACAGAAACACAAGAGCGTCATTCTTTAGGAATCTGGTGGTTTTTTGGTAATAAACCTCAGGGTGATGCCGAAGTCCTTTTTCAGAATGTCATTCGAGTTCTCGGTTTAACTCCAAAAGAGTGGTCTTGGAAAAATCCCGCGGATAAATTCAATCCCGACCTATTGCCGCAAGATGGAACACCCATAGTTGCCTTAGCCTTTGGTGGCGCTGCTGCTCAAAAACTATCTGGTGAGCGGGATGCACTGCCAGAACTTCGCGAAACTGTTTTAGCAATTAATGCTGATGGTGCAGAGGATCTGCCGCTGATAGCTACTTTTGAATTAAATCAATTACTTTCAAGGCCGAAAGATAAGGCTCTATTTTGGCAAGATCTACTGCTTGCTAAGTCAGTATTGCAAAATATCTAG
- the accC gene encoding acetyl-CoA carboxylase biotin carboxylase subunit, protein MFKKILIANRGEIACRVMKTAKKMGIKTVAVYSEADKEARHVQMADEAVCIGPAPSRESYLVMDRIIQACKDTGAEAVHPGYGFLSENEQFARRCEEEGIVFIGPKHQSIAAMGDKIASKKLALEAKVNTIPGFNEAIEKAEDAVKIAQGIGYPVMIKASAGGGGKGLRVAFNDKEAFEGFTACRTEALNSFGDDRVFIEKFVEGPRHIEIQVLGDAHGNIVYLGERDCSIQRRHQKVIEEAPSPFIDPATRKAMGEQAVALAKAVNYQSAGTVEFVVGKDKSFYFLEMNTRLQVEHPVTEGITGLDLVEQMIRVAAGEKLAFKQEDIKLDGWSMECRINADDPFRNFLPSTGRLVKYRPPAEQDGVRVDTGVYEGGEIPMYYDSMIAKLIVHGKDRTEAIEKMRSALNDFVIRGIHSNIPFQAALLQHPRFVSGDFTTGFIAEEYPDGFKKDSVQPADPQRLAALAAFMRYRYLEHIKMIDGQLAGHEMTIAKRFVVVTGSRVGSSEDIKEIPIRVELKDGIYSVYIEEGSDVTSYNIVSKWRPGEICLHATINDTQKITAQVERKGVKYALVLDGAHFECMVLSPLGAELQRRMLVKIPPDTSKLVMSPMPGLLSNVSVKVGETVTAGQKLAAIEAMKMENTLVAAQDGVVAEICANVGESLAVDQMIIRFE, encoded by the coding sequence ATGTTTAAGAAAATTTTGATTGCCAACCGCGGCGAGATCGCTTGCCGTGTGATGAAAACCGCCAAAAAGATGGGTATTAAGACGGTTGCTGTCTACTCTGAAGCTGATAAGGAAGCGCGCCATGTACAGATGGCTGATGAAGCAGTTTGTATCGGGCCTGCACCATCACGTGAATCCTACCTCGTAATGGATCGCATCATTCAAGCCTGCAAGGATACTGGAGCCGAAGCAGTTCATCCTGGCTACGGTTTCTTATCCGAAAATGAGCAATTTGCACGTCGTTGCGAAGAAGAGGGCATTGTTTTTATCGGCCCTAAACATCAGTCTATCGCAGCGATGGGCGACAAGATTGCTTCCAAAAAACTTGCCTTAGAAGCTAAGGTTAATACGATTCCTGGATTTAATGAAGCAATTGAAAAGGCGGAAGATGCTGTCAAGATTGCCCAAGGTATTGGCTATCCCGTCATGATTAAGGCATCAGCAGGAGGTGGTGGTAAAGGTTTACGTGTAGCCTTTAATGACAAAGAGGCTTTTGAGGGCTTTACAGCCTGTCGTACTGAAGCCCTCAATAGCTTCGGTGATGATCGTGTCTTCATTGAAAAATTTGTTGAAGGCCCTCGTCATATTGAGATTCAGGTGCTGGGTGATGCACACGGCAATATCGTGTATCTCGGTGAGCGTGATTGCTCGATTCAGCGCCGCCATCAAAAGGTAATTGAAGAGGCTCCATCTCCTTTTATTGATCCTGCAACACGTAAGGCTATGGGTGAGCAAGCCGTTGCTTTAGCAAAGGCTGTTAACTATCAATCTGCTGGTACCGTAGAGTTCGTAGTAGGTAAAGACAAGTCCTTCTACTTCCTCGAGATGAATACCCGCCTGCAAGTAGAGCACCCAGTGACTGAAGGCATTACTGGTCTCGATTTAGTTGAGCAGATGATTCGTGTGGCTGCTGGTGAAAAGCTGGCATTTAAGCAGGAAGATATCAAGCTAGATGGTTGGTCGATGGAGTGCCGTATTAATGCAGATGATCCATTTCGTAACTTCTTGCCATCGACTGGCCGCTTAGTTAAATACCGTCCGCCAGCAGAGCAAGATGGCGTGCGTGTCGATACAGGCGTCTATGAGGGTGGCGAGATCCCGATGTATTACGACTCTATGATTGCCAAACTGATTGTGCATGGCAAGGATCGTACTGAAGCAATAGAAAAGATGCGCTCAGCACTAAATGACTTTGTTATTCGTGGTATCCACTCAAATATTCCTTTTCAAGCCGCTTTATTGCAGCACCCCCGATTTGTATCGGGAGACTTTACAACTGGCTTTATTGCTGAAGAGTATCCAGATGGTTTCAAAAAAGATTCTGTACAACCAGCCGATCCTCAACGTTTAGCAGCCCTAGCGGCATTCATGCGCTATCGCTATCTTGAGCACATCAAAATGATTGATGGCCAGTTAGCTGGTCATGAAATGACCATTGCCAAGAGGTTTGTCGTTGTCACTGGATCGAGGGTAGGCTCAAGCGAAGACATCAAAGAAATCCCTATCCGGGTTGAGCTTAAAGACGGCATTTACTCTGTCTACATTGAAGAGGGAAGTGATGTTACTTCTTACAACATCGTTAGCAAATGGCGTCCAGGTGAAATTTGTTTACACGCCACCATCAATGACACGCAAAAAATTACTGCGCAGGTTGAGCGTAAGGGTGTGAAATACGCGCTTGTTTTAGATGGCGCCCATTTTGAGTGTATGGTGCTTAGCCCCCTCGGTGCCGAGCTTCAGCGCCGTATGTTGGTCAAGATCCCGCCAGATACCTCTAAGTTAGTAATGTCGCCTATGCCAGGTCTGTTGAGCAATGTTTCTGTCAAAGTTGGCGAGACTGTTACAGCCGGTCAAAAATTAGCTGCCATTGAAGCAATGAAGATGGAGAACACGCTTGTTGCTGCTCAAGATGGTGTCGTTGCTGAAATCTGTGCCAATGTTGGTGAAAGCTTGGCAGTTGATCAAATGATCATTCGCTTTGAATAA
- the lplT gene encoding lysophospholipid transporter LplT, with the protein MNRSFYIIMAAQFFSSLADNALLIAAIALLVQLNAPAWMTPLLKLFFVLSYVLLAAFVGAFADSRPKGNVMFITNTIKFIGCVVMLFGSHPLLAYAIVGLGAAAYSPAKYGILTELLPPEKLVAANGWIEGLTVGSIIMGTVLGGVLISKSVSESLLGFDIPVLETGIDTAAESAIMIIMMIYVLAALINLRIPDTGARYESQKTNPIELVKDFAVCFKTLWDDRLGQISLAVTTLFWGAGATLQFIVIKWAQVALHMTLSQGAILQAISAFGVAGGAMYAAWRIPLRNSLKVLPYGIAMGLVVCVMAIYNSDMLPNITVLTVGQFELSLKLIPAYFLLILVGWLAGYFVVPMNALLQHRGHVLMSAGHSIAVQNFNENISVLMMLLIYSGLIWLDVPIQAVIIGFGVVVSVIMWMVIKRHAANQAEYDSMHLIGEHKH; encoded by the coding sequence ATGAACCGTAGTTTTTACATCATTATGGCGGCGCAATTTTTTTCGTCGCTTGCTGATAACGCCTTGCTGATCGCAGCAATCGCCCTCTTGGTCCAGCTTAATGCTCCGGCCTGGATGACTCCTTTGCTCAAATTATTCTTTGTCCTCTCTTATGTATTGCTGGCAGCCTTTGTGGGGGCTTTTGCTGACTCCCGCCCCAAGGGTAATGTCATGTTCATTACCAATACGATTAAGTTTATCGGTTGCGTAGTCATGCTATTCGGAAGCCACCCCTTACTGGCCTATGCAATTGTGGGACTAGGAGCTGCTGCCTATTCACCTGCTAAGTACGGCATTCTCACAGAACTACTCCCCCCAGAAAAGCTGGTGGCAGCCAATGGCTGGATTGAGGGGCTTACGGTAGGCTCCATCATCATGGGCACCGTTCTTGGCGGAGTGTTGATTAGCAAGTCCGTATCTGAAAGTCTCCTGGGATTTGATATACCCGTCCTAGAAACTGGCATCGATACTGCGGCAGAGTCCGCCATCATGATCATCATGATGATTTATGTTCTGGCAGCACTCATTAATTTACGCATCCCCGATACTGGAGCCCGCTACGAGTCCCAAAAAACCAACCCAATCGAGTTGGTAAAAGATTTTGCTGTCTGCTTCAAGACCCTTTGGGATGATCGTCTTGGCCAGATCTCATTGGCAGTCACCACTCTATTTTGGGGTGCCGGTGCCACCTTACAATTTATTGTGATTAAGTGGGCTCAGGTTGCTCTTCATATGACCTTATCCCAAGGCGCTATTCTTCAAGCAATATCTGCATTTGGGGTTGCTGGAGGAGCTATGTATGCCGCCTGGCGCATCCCTCTCAGAAATTCACTGAAGGTACTCCCCTATGGCATTGCCATGGGTTTAGTCGTTTGTGTCATGGCTATCTACAACTCTGACATGCTGCCTAACATTACGGTCTTGACTGTTGGGCAGTTTGAGCTTTCACTCAAATTGATACCAGCATACTTCTTATTGATTTTGGTGGGCTGGTTGGCGGGCTATTTTGTAGTGCCCATGAATGCCCTACTGCAACATCGTGGGCACGTACTAATGTCAGCTGGCCACTCCATTGCAGTTCAAAACTTTAATGAAAATATTTCTGTTTTGATGATGCTACTAATCTACTCTGGATTGATTTGGTTGGATGTTCCAATTCAGGCAGTCATTATTGGCTTTGGCGTAGTAGTGAGTGTGATCATGTGGATGGTAATTAAACGTCATGCTGCCAATCAAGCTGAATATGACTCGATGCATTTAATTGGTGAACACAAGCACTAA
- the meaB gene encoding methylmalonyl Co-A mutase-associated GTPase MeaB codes for MLNAVDQALVNDLTGAPSAAQRRALAKIITLLESTRMDHRQRADEVLNTLLPKTGKSFRLGISGVPGVGKSTLIETLGLDLIAKGHRVAVLAIDPSSSISGGSILGDKTRMERLSVLDNAFIRPSPSSCTLGGVAEKTREAMLVAEAAGFDIVIVETVGVGQSEIAVAGMTDMFLLLQLPNAGDDLQAIKKGVMEIADLIVINKVDIDPDAAIRAQLFITSSLRLLGFQGNPDHASHDLGYWHPTVMTLSALEGNGVPELWEKILHFQKLQNANGQLASRRKQQAGAWMWDRIDAGLKNAFQNHPAVQALLPSLSAEVNQGTMAASVAARRLLEAMGHEFF; via the coding sequence ATGCTCAATGCAGTAGACCAAGCCTTAGTGAATGACCTCACCGGTGCGCCCTCAGCGGCGCAGCGCCGTGCATTGGCCAAGATCATTACTTTGCTTGAATCCACTCGTATGGATCATCGTCAGCGTGCTGATGAGGTTCTCAATACTTTATTGCCAAAGACAGGCAAGTCATTTCGTTTGGGTATCTCAGGTGTACCTGGCGTTGGTAAATCTACTCTCATCGAAACGCTAGGCTTAGATTTAATTGCAAAAGGCCATCGCGTTGCGGTTCTCGCTATTGACCCATCCTCGAGCATATCGGGTGGTTCTATTTTGGGTGATAAGACGCGTATGGAGAGGTTATCTGTTCTAGATAACGCCTTTATTCGTCCGAGCCCATCATCTTGCACATTGGGTGGCGTAGCTGAAAAAACTCGGGAGGCAATGCTAGTTGCCGAAGCTGCAGGATTTGACATTGTGATTGTCGAAACTGTAGGCGTAGGTCAAAGTGAAATTGCCGTTGCCGGTATGACCGATATGTTCCTCTTACTGCAACTACCTAATGCAGGCGATGATCTACAGGCAATTAAAAAAGGTGTGATGGAAATTGCTGATCTGATCGTGATTAATAAGGTGGATATTGATCCTGATGCTGCCATACGTGCGCAATTATTTATCACTAGCTCTTTGCGACTGCTGGGCTTCCAAGGCAATCCTGATCACGCCTCACATGACTTGGGGTATTGGCATCCGACTGTTATGACTTTGAGTGCGCTAGAGGGTAATGGCGTTCCTGAGCTATGGGAAAAAATTCTGCATTTTCAGAAGCTACAAAATGCGAACGGTCAATTAGCATCGCGCCGTAAGCAACAAGCAGGGGCTTGGATGTGGGATCGGATTGATGCAGGCCTTAAGAATGCTTTTCAGAACCATCCAGCAGTACAAGCACTTTTGCCCAGTCTGAGCGCCGAGGTGAATCAAGGAACGATGGCCGCTTCTGTTGCTGCCAGACGTTTGCTCGAGGCAATGGGTCACGAATTTTTCTAA
- a CDS encoding acyl-CoA carboxylase subunit beta, whose amino-acid sequence MKEIIQQLEAKRELARLGGGQKRIAAQHSKGKLTARERIELLLDAGTFEEWDMFVEHRCHDFGMADQTVPGDGVVTGYGMINGRLVFVFSQDFTVLGGSLSEAHAEKICKIMDQALKVGAPVIGLNDSGGARIQEGVASLGGYAEIFQRNVTASGVIPQISLIMGPSAGGAVYSPALTDFIFMVKDSSYMFVTGPEVVKTVTHEDVTAEELGGAITHSTISGVCDLAFDNDVDAIMMLRRFFNYLPLSNREKPPMINGAQRTEEPDFSLDTLVPSNPNQPYDMKELVRKIVDDGEFFELQPDYAKNILIGFARMEGRSIGIVANQPLVLAGCLDIKASIKAARFVRFCDAFNIPVVTLVDVPGFMPGTSQEYGGIIKHGAKLLYAYADCTVPKVTLITRKAYGGAYDVMASKHLRGDVNFAWPSAEIAVMGPKGAVEIIFREEKSDPAKITAREAEYKAKFANPFVAGRRGYIDDVILPHETRKRISRSLAMLKDKELTNPPRKHGNIPL is encoded by the coding sequence ATGAAGGAAATCATTCAACAGCTAGAAGCAAAGCGTGAGCTCGCCAGATTAGGTGGTGGACAAAAACGTATAGCTGCTCAACATTCCAAAGGTAAGTTAACAGCGCGCGAGCGTATTGAGCTCTTGCTAGATGCCGGCACCTTTGAAGAGTGGGATATGTTTGTTGAGCATCGTTGCCATGACTTTGGTATGGCTGATCAGACTGTTCCTGGTGATGGCGTTGTTACTGGCTATGGCATGATTAATGGCCGCTTGGTCTTTGTATTTTCACAGGACTTTACCGTATTGGGAGGCTCACTTTCAGAGGCTCATGCGGAGAAGATTTGTAAGATCATGGATCAGGCGCTTAAGGTAGGTGCACCTGTGATTGGCTTGAATGATTCTGGTGGTGCGCGTATTCAAGAGGGTGTTGCTTCTCTAGGAGGTTATGCTGAAATTTTCCAGCGTAATGTCACCGCTTCTGGTGTAATTCCACAAATCTCTTTGATCATGGGCCCATCAGCGGGTGGCGCTGTTTACTCGCCCGCACTCACAGACTTCATCTTTATGGTGAAGGACAGCTCTTACATGTTTGTGACTGGTCCAGAAGTCGTGAAGACGGTAACGCATGAGGATGTGACTGCTGAAGAGCTCGGCGGTGCAATAACGCATTCAACTATTTCAGGGGTTTGCGACCTCGCTTTTGATAATGACGTTGATGCCATCATGATGCTCCGTCGTTTCTTTAACTATCTCCCATTATCGAATCGTGAAAAGCCGCCCATGATCAATGGGGCGCAACGTACTGAAGAGCCTGACTTCTCGCTCGATACATTAGTGCCAAGCAATCCAAATCAGCCTTACGATATGAAAGAATTGGTCAGGAAAATTGTTGATGATGGCGAGTTCTTTGAGCTGCAGCCTGATTACGCTAAAAACATCTTGATTGGTTTTGCACGCATGGAAGGCCGTTCAATTGGTATCGTCGCTAATCAGCCCCTAGTGTTAGCTGGCTGCTTGGATATCAAGGCATCTATCAAAGCGGCACGTTTCGTTCGCTTTTGCGATGCTTTTAATATTCCAGTGGTCACCTTAGTTGATGTCCCAGGATTTATGCCGGGCACATCTCAAGAATATGGCGGCATCATCAAGCATGGCGCAAAGTTACTCTATGCTTATGCGGACTGCACCGTTCCTAAGGTCACACTAATTACTCGTAAGGCTTACGGTGGCGCCTATGATGTGATGGCCTCTAAGCATTTGCGTGGCGATGTGAACTTCGCTTGGCCCTCAGCTGAAATTGCAGTCATGGGCCCCAAAGGGGCTGTTGAAATCATTTTCCGCGAAGAAAAGTCTGATCCTGCAAAAATTACGGCACGGGAAGCTGAGTACAAGGCCAAGTTTGCCAATCCCTTTGTGGCTGGTCGTCGTGGCTATATAGATGACGTGATCTTGCCTCACGAAACACGTAAACGTATCTCACGCTCTCTGGCAATGCTCAAGGATAAAGAGCTTACAAATCCACCGCGCAAACACGGCAACATCCCCCTTTAA
- a CDS encoding outer membrane protein assembly factor BamD has product MSDVITDASLRLATTLGSSSRKSFISLLVGASAACLVLSGCAGSDGQKDDTDIWSETKLYSEATEKMKDADYAKCGKYFEKLEGRFPFGPYSQQAQINAAFCYWKAQEQAQALVAIDRFIKLHQGSPNLDYGYYLKGLISFNDDLGWLGKFTGQDLSERDPKAAKEAFESFKVVVERFPDSKYAPDSLDRMRYIVNSLAEADVIVARFYYQRGAYLASANRAQLVIRDYDRAPAVEEALYLLTKSYEKLGMTDLSNDAARVFKLNFPDSQMLITGQRVQKERRWWQIWNK; this is encoded by the coding sequence ATGTCGGACGTTATTACAGACGCCAGTTTAAGGCTTGCGACCACCCTTGGGTCATCTTCCAGAAAATCCTTTATTTCTCTCCTTGTTGGCGCTAGCGCTGCTTGTCTTGTCCTGAGTGGATGCGCAGGCAGTGATGGCCAAAAAGATGACACTGATATTTGGTCAGAAACAAAACTGTATTCCGAAGCCACCGAGAAAATGAAGGACGCGGACTATGCAAAGTGCGGTAAGTATTTTGAAAAGTTAGAAGGTCGCTTCCCATTTGGACCTTATTCTCAACAGGCACAAATTAATGCCGCCTTCTGCTATTGGAAAGCGCAAGAGCAAGCCCAGGCTCTAGTTGCTATCGATCGATTTATCAAGCTTCATCAAGGCAGTCCCAATTTAGATTACGGCTATTACCTCAAGGGCTTAATCAGCTTTAATGATGATTTGGGTTGGCTCGGTAAATTTACAGGGCAAGATTTGAGTGAGCGTGACCCGAAGGCGGCTAAAGAAGCTTTTGAATCTTTCAAGGTTGTTGTTGAGCGTTTTCCTGATAGTAAATATGCGCCCGATTCTTTAGATCGGATGCGTTATATCGTGAATTCATTAGCAGAGGCGGATGTCATTGTGGCTCGCTTCTACTATCAACGCGGCGCCTACTTAGCCTCTGCTAATCGAGCTCAGCTGGTTATACGAGATTATGATCGCGCACCAGCCGTTGAGGAGGCGCTCTACCTTCTGACAAAGTCTTATGAGAAGCTGGGCATGACTGATCTTAGTAACGATGCAGCCCGTGTCTTTAAGCTGAACTTCCCCGACAGTCAAATGCTGATCACTGGTCAACGTGTTCAAAAAGAACGTCGCTGGTGGCAGATCTGGAATAAGTAA